A genomic region of Metopolophium dirhodum isolate CAU chromosome 1, ASM1992520v1, whole genome shotgun sequence contains the following coding sequences:
- the LOC132946267 gene encoding uncharacterized protein LOC132946267, with protein sequence MPEVMPIPTSQKWREIADEFWKCWNFPNCIGSLDGKHVVIQAPPNSGSLYFNYKKTFSVVLMALVDAHYNFIVVDVGAYGRNSDGGILMNSKLGKSLDSKQLNVPSDTELPGTGNLAPFVILGDEAFPLKTYLMRPYPGKQLDDSSKRVYNYRHCRGRRVVENTFGILTQKFRIFNRRIQAKPENADNIILATCVLHNFIKINEGRITYNREENINPAVDLTLQNIPIQGGNASQPAFQVRELFKEFFNSTAGSVSWQDDVI encoded by the coding sequence ATGCCTGAAGTAATGCCAATACCCACTAGCCAAAAATGGAGAGAAATCGCAGATGAGTTTTGGAAATGTTGGAACTTTCCAAACTGTATTGGATCATTGGACGGCAAGCATGTAGTAATCCAAGCACCGCCAAATAGTGGGTCActatattttaactacaaaaagaCCTTTTCAGTGGTACTTATGGCTCTCGTCGAtgctcattataattttattgtggtAGATGTAGGCGCGTATGGTAGGAATAGTGATGGAGGTATTCTAATGAATTCGAAACTAGGAAAAAGCTTAGATAGTAAACAACTGAATGTACCTTCAGATACTGAACTTCCCGGAACTGGAAATTTGGCACCATTTGTGATTTTAGGAGACGAGGCATTCCCTTTAAAAACATATCTTATGAGACCCTACCCTGGAAAACAGCTCGACGATAGTTCAAAAAGAGTATATAATTATCGTCATTGCAGAGGAAGGAGAGTTGTTGAAAATACGTTTGGTATTTTGACacaaaaatttagaatattcaACCGAAGAATCCAAGCAAAACCTGAAAATGCTGACAATATAATTTTAGCAACTTGTGTTTtgcataatttcattaaaataaatgaaggaAGGATAACATACAATAGAGAAGAAAATATCAATCCAGCAGTAGATTTgacattacaaaatattccaaTACAGGGTGGAAATGCAAGTCAACCAGCCTTTCAGGTGAGAGAACTTTTCaaagaattttttaattctactgCTGGATCAGTTTCATGGCAAGATGATGTCATATAA